DNA from Thermodesulfobacteriota bacterium:
GAATGCCATTTAAAAGTCTGATAGAGTCAAAGCCTATAGCCCAAGAGTTCGCGAATAAACTTAGTTGTGCGAATAACGATATTTCTTGTATGCGATCAAAGTCAGCTAAAGAGATTGTTGAGGCTCAAAATATGGCCCAAGCTGGAGTTAACTTGTTATTGCATGGAATGAAAGATTTTCTTATTTGGGGACCTGTGATCGATAACAAAATAGTTAATGGCAATACTGTATTAGAGATATCCAAGAAGAAGAATACTAAGCCGACAGTTATAGGTACTAATGAGAATGAGGCTGTATTATTTGTAGCATTTGCAATGAATAAACTGGGACTCAATAACTTAAGTGATGCAGAATATTCATTGGCACTTGAGGTGCTGTTTAGGAGTAACAAAGTAAAGGATAAGATTCTAAAGAAATATCCGCACCAGGGTTCAAATAATGAAAGTAGTTTGAGCGCAGTGCTCACCGACTATTTATTTACATGCCCCTCACTTTACCTCGCAGATAATTCTTCAATGAAAACTTGGGTCTATCTATTTGACCACGTGCCTTCATATAATCTGTTTTCAATCATTGGGGTTAGTGCCTGCAAAGAAGCAGTATGTCATGCAGCAGAGGTGCCTTTTGTATTCCATACAGCAGAGAATCTAGGGTATCAGTTTACAGAGCAGGAGCGAATACTCTCTCGTACAATGATAAATTATTGGACAAATTTTGTTAAAAATATAGACCCCAATGGTATCTTGCCTGAAGGTATATTGCCACATTGGCCTAAATATAAATCCCAAGAATCAAATGTTATTTTAGTTACACCCATAGATAAGATAGTAAGCAAGCAAGATCTTCGAGCACGCTGCGAGTTTTGGAACGAAATTGGTTATGACCAACACCATTCTCTTTGGGATCTATTCTAAATAGTTTGCAGCATTTAAATCAAAATAGTAAACTTCTCTATCCGATTCTCTTCAGGCTCGTATATGATGGCAAAATTATTAACAATTCTAGCAATTATCGCTTTATCTTACACTTATATATCTGAAGTTTGTGCCCAGGGTGTTGAAGATCCATTTTCATACAATAGAGATCTGAAATCTGATGAGATATACGATTCTAATCGCTATATGACGGGGGATTGGGGAGGATTTAGAAGCAAGCTCTATGAGATGGGTATAAGGCCGACTGCAATTTATTATCTTTCTGTTCTGGGTAACCCTGTAGGAGGCGAGA
Protein-coding regions in this window:
- a CDS encoding carboxylesterase/lipase family protein translates to MNRNSTFYLLALLYFFTSPVLYALNESNSADNPQKTIEQELESKPKAKPNCSAPDVSINQGELCGLNVKTTNDKQTYAYLGIPFGETTAGDSRWRAPVPDSGWQGKLEATQHGLACPQINRFVSDLPYSEDCLTLNVWSPDINPDKPKAVVVYILGGSYLYGYAGNPVYDGSYVSANGDIVLVTMNYRTGSFGFLAGVKDKDTGEKIDGNFGLMDQVLAMKWVKENIAKFGGDPNQITLHGESAGAGSVAIHLTGEPSTTGLFNNVIMQSNPLGMPFKSLIESKPIAQEFANKLSCANNDISCMRSKSAKEIVEAQNMAQAGVNLLLHGMKDFLIWGPVIDNKIVNGNTVLEISKKKNTKPTVIGTNENEAVLFVAFAMNKLGLNNLSDAEYSLALEVLFRSNKVKDKILKKYPHQGSNNESSLSAVLTDYLFTCPSLYLADNSSMKTWVYLFDHVPSYNLFSIIGVSACKEAVCHAAEVPFVFHTAENLGYQFTEQERILSRTMINYWTNFVKNIDPNGILPEGILPHWPKYKSQESNVILVTPIDKIVSKQDLRARCEFWNEIGYDQHHSLWDLF